In Malaclemys terrapin pileata isolate rMalTer1 chromosome 22, rMalTer1.hap1, whole genome shotgun sequence, the DNA window TTCTATAGCAGCTGCCGTGTAAACTGGGATGAGGCTTCTAAAAACCATATAATGAGCCAGCTGGGGGGAAAGCCCTGCCGGTCCCTATGTGGGTGAAGCCAGCCAGTCGCTGCGCTCTCGAATGGACTCAcgcatgaaaatgattaaagacaAACCATGCTATCACCCGGGGGGCAAACGCTTCTCACCAAAGGCTCCCTCTGTTGTGATCTCTCAggccttgtcctcaaaggaaaccagcaccctcaaaagacaagcctggaagctgaaattcataattttgctagacactaaaaatcctgggtttaataaagacactggatttctgGTTTATGACAACAATCCGTAACCCACTCACCCCTTTGTCCCATGACTGCCGGGGTGTTAAAAGGGCCACATCACCTGGACTAGTCCTTTAGACTAGGTGTCAACTCCATATTCTAAACAATCTGTGCTACCTTGCCTTTAGCTGTGACGCTCGGAGTACCTGTCCCAGATCTgacgaagagctctgtgtagctcgaaagctcaTCTCTCACACCCACAGGAGTTGGGCCAGTAAGagctattacttcacccacctggtctccCCTAAAAGCTGGTAGAAGACAGAGATTCAGACGCTTTGAGGAAGGATTTGCCCCCCTCTCGGCTGTAGCTACGCAAGCTCTAACAAGGCTTCTCTACGCTGATTGGCCCGAACAGAAGTCCCGCTTACAGCTGTGTGcgcaaacaacacaggaaacgAAACTGATTTCTTAGGTTTCTATTTTCCAGCCCAAGTTGGACTTTATTCAGCCCTGAAAGAATCTTTCTTCCAAAGCCCGATTAGTAACATGAATCAGGAACGCTGGGCCGTCAAATTAGGATTTCATTTAAAGGCATCCGTCACTTCCCCGGCAGTTCATCTTTCAGGGACTGTCTATAAATGACACAACATAGTTTGGTGATTTTTGCCAAGACCCACTGACCCATCCACCCCttgtaacactgaaacaaacaagcaaaattaAGGCCCCCCCCCAATGCTTTATGTAATTTATAGACATCCCCTCACTTCTCCTTGACTCATCACCCACTGCATGCAAATGCCCTAGCCCTGGGCAGATTTAGAAGAGGTATGTCAGTGCTGTTACAATGAAGGGTCTCTTGCCCTCAGAGCAGCAGCAACTTACCTCCAGCGTCCGGTGAGCAGAATGAATTGATTGCTGTGCAATGCAGCTGTATCAGGAGCCCAGTTTCCAGGCGTCTGCCACTACATGGGTGTGTGTGCAGAGAGGACGTCGCATCCCCCAGTAATAGCAGGGATGGCAAGATCCCACGCCCCGCTCCCCTTTAACCTCCCTGCCGCTGGATATACGGACTCCGGAGCATCTGCATGTTAACATTCTTAGGGCACAAATAGATAAAACCACTTGAAGTGCCTCCCCTTGTGATCCAGACCCAGGTGGTACAGTCCTTCTATGCCAAGACAGCAAACCCCGTCCTTGCCACATCCTAGCCGGGCAGAGTCCCACCCATCCGTCTCCTGGCCCAAGAAACAGTCTCTAGATATAAGCTGCAAAACAATGGACCCCCGGGGGTGCGGCCCTCTTCTGTGCGGCTGTAGAGTGGATAAAGGGGACCTCTGTGGTTTAAAATTCTgcttggctgggttttttttgcttgttacATTAGCCTAGACGATCCAGTGGTCAAGGCGAACTAGTGAAATGGTGACATCACAAGAGGCTGAAAGGTGTGTAATTAGGAGGGATTTTTAGTGACATGGCCCAAAACTCTGTTCCAATTTGATTTTAATGCCCACGTAACTCTGATGTCCGGGCTAGACAGGGAATGGTTTCATCCTGGTTTGAGCCTGTCACAGTAATGGGGGCTTGGAGGACGGGCTGCAGCAATCCACTCCCCGAGGGCCCTAGTAGCAGGGGTTGCTTTTGTTAGAGCTTTATTGCGTGTCTTAGAGCTGAGTCATCAAGAAACAAGAAGGACAGTCAGCAGAGGTGGCAGCGCTCTACCGAGTAACCTGCCACTGAGCTAGGAATGGCTAGCCGTAGCCATGGTGAGTGGCCACAAGATTAAACCCCAGGCTTATTGCAAAGCCGGCTCAGAGGAGGATACTGGATGGATCGACCTCTGGCAGAGGCCGAGATCTTCTAGCTCTTTTTTCACTTTGACAACACTTTGCTTTGGTCCTGGCAATACACTGGCGTGAAAGTGTGTGTGCACGTTCGGTGAGCTATTTTTCACTGACACACAATCAACCATTTTCAGCCATAACAACTCAGGGCATTTAAATTTGCAAAAGTTTATTGATTTGTCACATTTCAGCCAACAGCAATAATTCAGCCATAATCCCAACAGAACTTGACGTCTGTTGTTGAGAAGGTAGAACGAGCAACAGACGTGCGGGAGCTGTTTCTACAGGCCACTTGTTTTTGCATTCAACTACAAAGCCATTTCTCTAACTTGCTACTTGTTGCATTAGCCTGATGGTGCAATTGAAAAACTGCCAGCGGACGAGTCGTTGCGTCTTCTAGAGCATAAAGGAGCAGTTGTAGCTTTCAGACTAAGGCACCGACTGCTGCCCCAACACCTACTATCACAGCTTTGGCAGCTGCAGGAAGGCCTGCGGCACCTGAGAGGAAACAGAGAATCAGCTAGTCAGTATCACGGCGCTGCTAGCAGGCCAGTTATCCCCCTCCCATGTCCTGGCACCAGAGAAGTCATGACTCTTTGTGCTTTCTGTATGGATGCAATTGGTTACACTGGTGCTTGGTAGAGTCCCTTTTACCAGGAGCCAAGAGGCCAGTTCTGTACTTTGCTGACCTGTCCTGATGGTGCAGCCTTGAAcaggagtgggattttcaaacaggGCACTAACACTATtccccttaaagtcaatggggcgCATCCCCAGGGAGAACTGAGTGAGGTGGGTGAACCCTGAGTGCCTCTGAAGATCCCATCTGTTCTTCTACAACAGGggccggcaacctttcagaagtgctgtgccaagtcttcatttattcactctaatgtaaggttccgcgtgccagtcagacattttaacgtttttagaaggtctctgtctctaagtctataatatagaactaaactattgttgtatgtaaagtaaataacgtttttaaaatgtttaagaagcttcatttaaaattaaattcaaatgcagagccccccggactggtggccaggacccgggcagtgtgagtgtcactgacaATCAGcctgcgtgccgccttcggcccgtgtgccataggttgcctacccctgcgctCCAACAATGGAAGCGAGTCCGGAGTGAGCAGCTAGCCAGAGGGATAGTGAAGAGAGAAACTAGAGCATGTTCCATCTAAGTGCTTAGCAGTTTATTAGCAgggtctgtggggagcaggtTTGGCCAGTCAGGGGAGAGACTTATTCCTCATTACAGGCAAGAGAAATCAGGACCACCACAGGAATGTCAGACGCTCTCCATGCAGGCAGGAGAGCACTACCAGACACACATGCATTCCAATGAAAGGTTAGCTCCCCATTACTTACCAATGGATTGCAGCACTGCCACAGCACTTCCAGCCGCTACCCCTCCTCCATTGGCTATGGCCGCTGCCGACATCATCTTGGCAGCAAGGGTCCCAGCTGCAATGCCTGCTCCAGTAAAGCCGACTGCCGCGAGTGCTACCGGGATCCCAACGCATGCCACGCCTGCATTCGTGACACAGCGAGGTTAAGCACAGTCCAGGCTCCTACAGCAGTTGCTtctgcagcagagccagcccTCCATGGACCTGCATCCGCCCACCCGCCCAGCTCCTCTCCTGGGTGGTCCAATGGATCGTGGGGTTAGCAACCAGGAAGGGCGACAGGGTCAGAGCCATATGCGAACCACGCCCTGAACTGAACTTCCGCTAATCTGCAAAGCAAGCCCTAGCAGGGTGCACAAGTGGAGCTCAGAAGCAGCATCTTGCCTTCCTAGCTCTGCTCAGCAGAGTGCATTGATGCTACAGGACCTTGCCGTATCCCCGTGGCGCCGGTCGCCCCCTGAAAGGACAGCACCGGGGCGATGGCTGGGGATGGAGCTCTCACCAAGGGCACGTACTGTACAAGGAAGGCCTAGGCTCAGTATAGCCCAGTGGGTACAAGCTCTCCGTTTTCACACCAGCAAAATGAACTGTGGGCTTGCAGAGTTTCAAAGGGATTGTCTCCAGCCCCTTTCCCTGCTCCCACGGCGACCCTGTGGCCTCATGTGGGCTGGGGAAGAAGTCGAgcagacaggggcagagttcttgCTCTCCACACGGATGCCTGACTCTCCTGAGGGTCATTCGCACTAGGAGGGATCCCTGCACTGCAGGGGCAGCTGGTGAGCCAGGAGAATCCCTGGCCGAATAGACTCAGAGAATCTCAGGGtcggaaggaacctcaggagggaTCTAGTCTAAGCCCCTTCAATAAGTCTTTGATAAGTACAGATGTCAAGTGTCAACCAATCAGTGCCATGGGTTAGCCCCTTACCTGCTGCAATGCCTGCTCCAGCCAAAGTAACAAGACTGTCTAGGGAATGAGAATCTCATGTTAGTGGCCCAGCAAAGACATTCGCATGCTATAAACCCGTAACCATGCAAAGCCGGGGAGGTCGGTGCCCTTAGTGAgccccagggttttttttttattatttgaacCTCTGCATCTAAAGCAGCTGGAGTGCCTGTGTCCGATGTGAAGGGTTTGATAAGGAGAGCGAGGCTGGGGAATTCCCTGATGGGTTCCCTGTCTCTGTAAAGCAGCATCTCACTGGCCAGGAGGCTGCGGCCGAGGCCAGGGAAGCCATGAAGAGCCTCAGCACAATGTAACCAAGGCTCAGAATAGCAGAGCAAGAGGGAAGGGATCTGGGGATGCTCCAGTCTGTTGCAAAAGgagcatttaaaaaagaaatggctCTGAAGTCTCCATCCCATcctggcccccgccccagccATCCGTGCGAGCAGGGCCACCCTGGAGGCTGTTTGCCCTGTGGTGGTGATGAGTCCACAGCAGATTTGTCTCAGTACTGCCAGCGCCAGGTAGAAGGAACCCAGCCAGTGAGGCTAGTTCTGAATTGTTCTCTTCATGCCACAGGCAGACACGTCCTCACGCGCTGGGGCTGCACGGGAGTGTCCAGGGCCTCCCCCTGTTCTGGCTTTCGAGGGGTGGCTGGCTGCCAGCATGGCATGGGGACTTCGTCGGGGAGCAATTCTTGTTCAAGGCGCAGGTAAATAAAAAGCTCTTACCAAGCATGTTTGCTGCGTGTGGCTCTGAGTCTGTCACCTGGGTATCGTTGGCCCTGCACAGAAAGTGGGAAACGCAGTTAGTCCAGTTCCGAGCATCCTCCCAAATACAGCCCCTGGGGGCCAGTGCGGCGGGTGTGGGGCTACCCGTGTAATTGCTGGTGTTTGTACATGCCCCAGTGTCACTAACTAAACCTCAGCTCCTTCCCCACATGCAGCCTGAGCTAGTGTCCAGGGGTAACCCATTCTCACAGCTGATCTGCAAGCTGTCTCGCCAAACCCCATTACCCTCCTAGCCACCCCCCCCGCTTGGCTCTCATGAGTGCACCCCTCCAATTGCACGTGGGGGATGCATCGCTCTGTGCTAGCACACATCCAGCCTCGCTCTCTGCCCAGACTGTCCCCACCCACGCAAGACCTGCCCTCGCTGCGCCATGCTAAGGGGGTTGCCTCTCACCCCTCTCATTCTTGGGCAGATTGTAATTTAAATTCTTGCTGAACATTTCccctccggctgggggtgcaggctctggggtagggctggggatgaggagtttggggtgtaggagggtgctctaggctgggattgaggggttcggagggtagGTGGGGgattggggcagggccttggggtgtgggaagggatgcaggctccatttgggggtgtgggctctggggtagggctggggatgagaggtttggggtgtaggagggtgctctgggctgggaccgagggcaCGTGGAGGAtcggggtgtgggaaggggtgcaggctctgtttgggggtgcaggctctgggtagggctgggaatgagaggtttggggtgcaggagggtgctttgggctgggattgaggggttcggagggcaggagggggatcagggctggggcagggggttggagcgtggggagaggctcaggggtgcaggctctgggtggcgcttacttcaagcagctcccgaaagcagcggcatgtcccttctctggctcctacgcagaggcgtggccaggtggctctgcacgctgccctgtccacaggcaccacccttgcagctcccactggagcaCTGGAGGGGCCATTGGAGCGGGGCCATTGGagcgtgtaggagccggaggggggccatgccgcggcttctgggagccatgtggagcggccccgaccctgctccccgacTGGAGTGCCGGAATggagcaagccccagaccccgctccccagtgggagctcgagggccggctTAAAGCAGCTGGCGGGCCAGATTCAGCCCGCGGGCCAttgtttgctcacccctgccctaACTGCCCTGCAATTTCGCTGTACTAACCTCTTCCATCCGTGCTCTCCCTCCGCTGTGCATTAGCGAGAGACTCAAAGGAAACAGCTTTCAGATCCCCCTGCCTTGAACCCTTCCAGACTATTTTTTCAAACAGTGTTGTTCACCGCCCCCTCCCAGTCCCAGAAGATTGTCTGAGACCGACTCAAATGCATCCACTAAGAATTTTCAAAGCTCTCTGCACTTAAGTTAGACTTGGGAGGCTCTTCAGGGGGTACTCACGTGAAATTTGGCCCAAAATCAAAGACaacccttccctcctcccgccctccagaaaaacaaaccaaaccaaaccccacaATTCAAGAGCATTAGAGAAGTTTGCATAATCACTGAGGACAGGCAGGTGAAAGAGGATCCCTAGGTTTCAATTTCCCAGCCCAAGCTGCGAGAAACGAAACTAAAAGCAAACTTGGACTtaaaaaatacagtagaacctcagagttccgACCCCCCTGGGAACGGGGGCTGTGTGTAACGCTGAAATGTTCAGAACTCTGAACTAAACGTTATGGttggtctttcaaaagtttacaactgaacattgacttaatacagctttgaaacgtcactatgcagaaggaaaaatgctgcttttaaccatcttaatttaaatgaaacaagcacagaaatagtttcctGAGCTTgtcacattttttttgttttttaaactttccctttttgttAGTAGTTTACATGTAACACAGCACGGTACTGTAATTGCTTTTGTTTGTCTCTGCAGCTGCCTGCTTGCgtatttctggttccaaatgaagtgtgcgGTTTGACTGGTCagctcgtaactctgaggttctactgtacaaggTTTCTTAGAAGTGCGGCTAAGCACGGGAAGGAAATCAGATTACTAACGGGGAAGTTACTTTGTTGGAAGCCTTCTTTCCACATCTGTTATAAATCttgtctgccccagggagagcaTCACAGAGATAAGGTTGGcagaattaaatttttaaaaataaattaacaaacaatattgttttttaaatgtgtctATTTAAATggtcacagttgtgcaaaattgtgggttttaagcatttttatagATTTTAATTTTCACCGTTGCAGAAAATTATTGGCGATGGGCAGgcaactggtgtgtgtgtgtgtgtgtgtgtgtgtgtgtgtgtgtgaataatttTTTAATGGCAGAAGACgtaattcaaaaagttaaagccttATAACCATTACAAcgaattgtcaacatcacatatcaaaatacacctctaccccgatataacgcgacctgatataacacgaattcggatataacgtggtaaagcagtgctcgggagggggcggggctgcgcgctccagcagatcaaagcaagttcgctataacgcggtttcacctataacgcggtaaggttttttggctcccgaggacagcgttctatcggggtcgAGGTgtatacaaagtaaataaatatcCTTCATTCAAACTCTAAGTTCTCCAGCAGCATttgtcttactttgcctatccATAAACTTCAGTTATTGGAAATATTTTTGATGGGGGTGCCTCTGAGGCAATCCacttttaccaataaaaatctaacccTTCCAATCCTAGTTAGGAGGCACCTGAAGCCCAGGCAAAGTTAAAAATGTTACTTATGTTATGGGGGAAAGAGTAAAATTTATGGAGCTGCATGTTCCGGTCATTttcaatttgtttgtttttagcaaaTGCAACCTCCCACCATTGCAAGGTAAAATTCTCTTATCAATAGAGCAGCAGCTTACCTTCAGccttggggcagaggactggtGCACCCTCCGAGGGACGTCTCTATATATAGGGAGCACTGGACTCAGTTATATACAGTGAACCAGCTTTTGGGTGGGTGTCTAGACCGCAGGACAAGCAGCCCACCCCGAAGGCAGGGAAAATGCCAGGGTCCCCGTGCTCCCTTCTAAACACAGGTTTAGGGAGGATTCACTTGTGAGCAGTCCAAGTGTGCTCAACCCCTCGCCCCCCTCCAAATCCTCGCCCCTGCGATTCAGAGCCAGATGGTACAGTCTgtgtgcaaaacaaaaaacattttcttgaaAGTTTCCTGTCCTGCTCATGGGTCTGCCTGCCTGACAAAGGTTATCCAAAGGAGGCCCAGAGCAAACACGCCACTCGAGTTCtgcctttttctttatttttgctgCTTCCTGGTGGATAACCAAGGGCCCAAAACCCTTTTCAAAAGATTATTCTATGGGCTGTTGGCGTGACACCTCCCCAGCCTCACGGGGACAGGTTTGGTGAGGTTTCCTTCCTTGGTTTGCAAGTTGACTGGCGATCCTCAAGAGAAACGTGGCAGAATTAAAAC includes these proteins:
- the LOC128827738 gene encoding uncharacterized protein LOC128827738; amino-acid sequence: MGSPPAGDPSQEAEELFEQAPNQEEQAETDTEEEPESEPKPIRQPHAAMGEGARVHLHLVHRPQTCLLRSKQLPLGNRLKTDGLHTCHWGQNATCGSSGWANDTQVTDSEPHAANMLDSLVTLAGAGIAAGVACVGIPVALAAVGFTGAGIAAGTLAAKMMSAAAIANGGGVAAGSAVAVLQSIGAAGLPAAAKAVIVGVGAAVGALV